One Rossellomorea marisflavi genomic region harbors:
- the dnaN gene encoding DNA polymerase III subunit beta, translating into MKLTIHKETITEALKKVTRVLASNSAIPILNGVLLEVSNKEVLLTASNSTETIRQTITVDNVSVDVIEPGKIVIPKPVIDIVKKCNKDINFSLNGYSLNVVSGKKTFDFTCLDATDYPKFPDIDLSKPSFVLEGHTFHQLIRKTAYAASNSETRPILTGVCFELAEGNCSMICTDSHRLGRVIQPAASEEKLKIVVPAKAFDTMTKVFDFGQDVEMFIENDLHILIKNNSTTFLSRLLEGTYPDCNRLIPSTNSSVMTINREALFDAIDTLKDIASQSDTSKDTGVVKLNVNGVATFSTANNQKGKGTIEIPYENLEGEDDFTVSFNCKYALDALKSLDSDVVEVSFNGGMRPFLMGPTGDADLEEVHLILPVRTV; encoded by the coding sequence ATGAAATTAACTATTCATAAAGAGACCATTACAGAAGCATTGAAAAAAGTAACAAGGGTTCTCGCTTCAAACAGTGCAATACCCATACTTAATGGAGTGCTACTTGAAGTAAGTAACAAAGAGGTCCTTTTAACTGCGTCCAATAGCACTGAAACTATTCGTCAGACTATCACTGTAGACAATGTATCAGTTGATGTAATTGAACCAGGTAAGATTGTTATCCCTAAGCCGGTTATTGACATTGTAAAGAAATGTAATAAAGACATTAACTTTAGTCTTAATGGCTATTCTTTAAATGTTGTAAGTGGCAAGAAAACTTTTGACTTTACCTGTCTAGATGCTACTGATTACCCTAAGTTTCCTGACATTGATTTAAGTAAGCCATCATTTGTGTTAGAGGGCCATACATTCCATCAATTGATTCGGAAAACTGCTTATGCTGCTAGCAATTCAGAAACTCGTCCTATATTAACAGGTGTTTGTTTTGAATTGGCAGAAGGGAACTGTAGCATGATTTGCACAGACTCTCATAGGCTAGGCAGGGTGATTCAGCCCGCAGCCTCTGAGGAAAAATTAAAGATTGTAGTACCAGCTAAAGCATTTGATACTATGACAAAGGTATTCGATTTCGGACAGGATGTTGAGATGTTCATTGAGAATGATCTACACATTCTTATAAAAAATAATAGTACTACTTTCCTCTCTCGCTTATTAGAAGGTACCTATCCTGATTGTAATCGACTGATTCCTTCAACAAATAGTTCAGTCATGACAATTAACAGAGAAGCATTGTTTGATGCAATCGATACATTGAAGGATATAGCGTCCCAATCAGATACTTCTAAAGATACAGGAGTGGTAAAACTGAATGTTAATGGCGTCGCTACGTTTTCGACAGCCAATAATCAAAAAGGAAAAGGAACCATTGAAATTCCCTATGAAAACCTGGAAGGAGAAGATGACTTTACAGTTTCATTCAACTGTAAATATGCTCTGGATGCGTTAAAGTCTCTTGATAGTGACGTAGTTGAGGTTAGTTTCAATGGGGGTATGCGACCATTCTTAATGGGACCAACAGGCGATGCAGACTTAGAGGAAGTCCACTTAATCCTTCCAGTCCGAACAGTCTAA
- a CDS encoding Rad52/Rad22 family DNA repair protein gives MAEEKDCINEIAERLKAPFDPKNVEWRVNNVSNKNGNKAMLVAYVQNRAIQDRLDEVFGICGWQNEYKELHDGIICGITAFIGDRKVTKWDGADKTNIEATKGGLSNSMKRAASQWGIGRYLYELDAQWVSVEQRSCNSTDIYVNAKAKNNQWITGYCKVPTLPSKALPGSNKNKHFQQSEQGLKTNHASFDFKGALKTIAKMENALSIGQNEQSHKIRYGVFNRANNYETNFRKEFTSATEEELRNYYNALSPVANVVKMAKQHNIDTDHLIRICQLVLKEEIQEVYSLFFKLNSSAHEADIISYIVEDAKNQTA, from the coding sequence ATGGCAGAAGAAAAAGATTGTATAAACGAAATTGCAGAAAGACTTAAGGCTCCATTTGATCCAAAGAATGTAGAGTGGAGAGTAAACAATGTCAGTAACAAAAATGGGAATAAAGCAATGCTCGTAGCGTATGTACAAAACCGAGCAATTCAGGATCGATTGGATGAAGTATTTGGTATTTGCGGTTGGCAAAACGAGTATAAAGAGCTTCACGATGGGATCATCTGTGGTATTACTGCTTTTATAGGTGATCGTAAAGTGACTAAATGGGATGGTGCGGATAAGACTAACATTGAAGCAACAAAAGGAGGTTTATCTAACTCCATGAAGAGAGCTGCTTCACAATGGGGGATTGGCCGCTACCTCTATGAATTGGATGCTCAATGGGTATCTGTGGAACAAAGGTCATGCAACTCAACAGACATATATGTTAATGCTAAAGCAAAAAACAACCAATGGATTACAGGTTACTGTAAAGTCCCTACATTACCATCAAAGGCACTTCCCGGGTCTAACAAAAATAAGCATTTTCAACAGTCTGAACAAGGATTAAAAACAAACCACGCTAGTTTTGACTTTAAGGGAGCCTTAAAGACTATAGCTAAAATGGAAAATGCACTAAGTATTGGTCAAAATGAACAAAGCCATAAAATCCGTTATGGTGTATTCAATCGAGCTAATAATTACGAAACCAATTTTAGAAAAGAGTTTACAAGTGCGACAGAAGAAGAATTAAGAAATTACTATAATGCCCTATCTCCCGTAGCTAACGTAGTTAAAATGGCAAAGCAACACAATATTGACACCGACCATTTAATACGTATTTGCCAGCTTGTGCTTAAGGAGGAGATTCAAGAGGTCTATAGTCTATTCTTCAAATTGAATTCAAGTGCACATGAGGCAGATATAATTTCGTATATTGTAGAAGATGCTAAAAATCAAACTGCATGA
- a CDS encoding helix-turn-helix domain-containing protein — translation MAELVRITTLGKIETENDVERLIILRKRLGMTQYQFARALGISTSYLGAVENYHLPFSGRLKKKVNAYLETEKRENDKSTDLFK, via the coding sequence ATGGCGGAATTAGTTCGTATTACCACTTTAGGCAAGATTGAGACAGAAAATGACGTGGAGCGTCTTATCATTTTGAGGAAACGATTAGGCATGACACAATACCAATTTGCTCGGGCTCTTGGCATCAGTACAAGCTATTTAGGGGCAGTGGAGAATTATCATCTACCCTTCAGTGGCCGCTTGAAAAAGAAAGTAAATGCGTATCTTGAAACGGAGAAGAGGGAAAATGATAAGAGTACTGATCTTTTTAAGTGA